In Nicotiana tabacum cultivar K326 chromosome 2, ASM71507v2, whole genome shotgun sequence, the following proteins share a genomic window:
- the LOC107815238 gene encoding 29 kDa ribonucleoprotein A, chloroplastic, translated as MASSTSSLHFLSLTPQTLPLPKPTSQTTSLSFFSLPPSSLNLSLTSSSSCFSSRFVRKVTLSDFGQIEDVEDGDDGVEEERNFSPDLKIFVGNLPFSADSAALAELFERAGNVEMVEVIYDKLTGRSRGFGFVTMSSKEEVEAACQQFNGYELDGRALRVNAGPPPERRENSSFRENSSFRENSSFRGGRGGESFDSSNRVYVGNLAWGVDQDALETLFSEQGKVVDAKVVYDRDSGRSRGFGFVTYSTAEEVNNAIESLDGVDLNGRAIRVSPAEARPPRRQF; from the exons ATGGCTTCCTCAACTTCTTCCCTCCATTTCCTTTCCCTTACACCTCAAACACTTCCTCTACCAAAACCCACTTCCCAAACTacttccctttccttcttttccCTTCCTCCTTCTTCTCTCAACCTTTCTTtaacttcttcttcatcttgttTTTCTTCTCGTTTTGTTCGTAAGGTGACCCTTTCTGATTTTGGCCAAATTGAGGATGTTGAAGATGGTGATGATGGTGTAGAAGAAGAACGTAATTTCTCTCCTGACCTTAAAATCTTTGTTGGTAACTTGCCTTTCAGTGCTGATAGTGCTGCTCTTGCTGAGCTTTTTGAGCGTGCTGGTAATGTTGAGATGGTTGAG GTTATCTATGACAAGCTTACAGGAAGAAGCAGAGGTTTTGGTTTTGTGACAATGTCCTCAAAAGAGGAAGTTGAAGCTGCCTGTCAACAATTTAATGGATAT GAACTTGACGGGAGGGCACTGAGGGTGAATGCTGGGCCACCACCAGAGAGAAGGGAGAATTCTTCTTTCAGGGAGAATTCTTCTTTCCGTGAGAATTCTTCTTTCCGTGGAGGCAGGGGTGGGGAAAGTTTTGATAGCTCCAATAGAGTCTATGTAGGAAACCTCGCATGGGGTGTTGACCAAGACGCACTTGAGACCTTATTCAGTGAGCAAGGTAAGGTTGTGGATGCCAAAGTAGTCTATGATAGGGATAGCGGTAGATCAAGGGGCTTTGGATTTGTAACGTATAGTACTGCTGAGGAGGTCAACAATGCAATTGAAAGCTTGGACGGAGTT GACCTCAATGGAAGGGCCATCCGTGTAAGCCCTGCTGAAGCTCGGCCACCCAGGCGTCAATTCTGA